The sequence AACAAAGTACCTGCTCATCGCTCTGCCACAATCTTTGGAAACGCCCACCGCTGattcttaaacacttcaagttttgaagatcaatccattgaGGAATACTTGGGTTTATGTCTGAATTCGTTTCAAGTTGAGTCCGGTTCAGGTAATCAAGCTGAAGCCAAAGCAGAGAAGTTTCGGAACTATCTTCCGGTTCCCCTATAAAGAATGTAATTTGACAATCCATGGATTTGTCCAGAATGGAATGAAAACACCTGCTTGTGGTTCGGGCTACGATGTTTTGGAATTCCTTTGATTCCTGCATCCACAGAATGAAACTTAaatttgtaggattttgaaatttaaaaatcaacaagaaaatagaaattaggaGGGTCAAGCATACCAATGATTTAAGATCTTTGGGTTGCCACAAACGACGAGGATGGCTGAGTTCATTTGCCAATTCTCTTCCCAAGTCCCGCAGGTGGTCATGCATTCTGAAAGCAAACTCGTCCTGCCTCGATTTCCATTTTACTTCCCATTCCAGGAAAGGCAGATAACTTACATTTTCCTCAATCAGACATTTCTCTTTTAGCTTTTCCAAACCATGACGACCCCTCCATCCAGATCCCTTCCATATGGTCATGGCCGTGGCAATAGATTTATCAATAAAAAAGCACGCTATGTCTAAGAAAATCTGTTTTTCTTCGTCATCTAATCCATCAAAGCTTATCCTCAGTCTCTGCTTTATATCTCCGGGCAGAGCCTTACGTGCTTTTTGCAATTCTTCCTGCCAATACCACTCCTTTCTACCAGATACATGCCGGCCTAGAACTTGAAGAGAGAGAGGTAAGCCTCCACAAATATTAACAAAGCCCTGAACAAGATCCTCGTAACCTCTACATGGATGAGATTGGCCGAAAGCGTGCCAGCAAAACAGCTCTCTCCCGTCTTCTCTATCTAGTCCTTTCAAATGATAAGCTGTGTCAATTCTTGCACTTGTAAGGACCCCTACCTCTCGGGTTGTAACGAGTACCAGATTATTACCAGGCCTATTTAATATATCCATTACTAAGAGAGAATCTAACTGATCCACACGATCAATGTCATCTAAAACAATGAGGAAACTGAAAGCGCTGTTCCTTTCCAAGCAATCCCTCAGATAGCTTGTCCCTTCCTCAGGACTTAGAAAATTGCGATCTTCACAAAAGATATCTTTGAGAAGTCTACTTTGCAATAAAGGAAATTTACCGCTGGCCCAGGCTTCTCGAACATCAAACAGAAAACTTGCCCTTGTGTATTTTGATTTCTTTTGGTTGAACAACTCTTTTGAGAGAGTTGTCTTCCCAACCCCGCCCATACCAAAAATGCCAACGACATTGGCTTTCTTGGTTCCACACTGGCTTTCAAAATCTTGAACAAGCTCATCAAGGCACCGCCTTTCAAAATCTTTTACGAGTTTATTAAGTCCGACTGGATATTTGGCAACAAGTAAACGTTTCGTCCTTTGTACTTCTTTTTCTACAGCAGACACTATGTCTTTGCAATGACCATAGCTGCAGAGAGAAAGGGGAATTTGATGAGAACGAAATTTTTCTTTGATCTTAACCTGTTTGGACAGAAGAAAACATATAAATAGAtttggaaggaaaattgaaaatcaACAGAAAGCTTACTCTTGAGTTTTGAATTCGTGGCCTGCGGTATATGAAATTTGTTGAAGGGTTTTCTTCCACTCGTCAAGCTGCTTGTCCGGATACCTATTCTTCCCTTCATGCTTAACAAATGCCTCGGCATATACTCCTCTCTTTTCTCCTTCCTTTTCGAAGTAGCGGAGTTCCCACGGCTCCACTTGGTAAAACACGGGAATAATCTTGCCCTTACTCTGTGACATAAGAACTAGCTCAGCCAGACACCAAGCTGACTCTGCATATCTTTTTGAGAAGATAGCGATATGTACAGAAGCAGAACTAATCGCAGTCTCGATGAGTGAAGGAAATGAGTCTCCAAGCTCCTTCTCTTCAGAATCAAGAAATGTCTTTATACCTAGCGCCTTAAGGGAATTGTAAAGATGAGCAGCCAGAGTATTTTTGACATCGGGACCTCTGTGATTTATGAACACATCAAACACTCTCGAAGATTCCTCTACTTCTCTAGGTTTGTTGGGTGCTTCGATAACAAACAAAGCATTTTGCTGCTGAGATGAGGACGAAGAAGCCATAAATGCAAGAATGGAGCTGAAACACAAAAGCCAAGCAAATCTCGCAAAAGATGTATATGATATGAGGAAGAATTGAGTGAACCGGAGTAGATAAAGGCCTGCATATAAATGGATCCTCCTCCTTCGAGGAAAAGATGGGGAAATGAAGGAAACCGTTCCCCTTTATTTTTTACCGCAAATAAGCAGGAATAGGTACCTATGTTGAGAGAAAGACGAAAGACTCTTTGTCAAAGAGCCTACAGGTTTGATCCCACCCTCTTTCCTCGAAAGGACGCGGAAACAGACGTCACCTTTTTCGCTTCTTCCCGAAAttgaaatttaagaaaaataaataatgaaaacaaAAGAAACGAGAGAGGAAACTTTTTTCTACTTAAAAGGTCTGGCAAGGTCATCATATCATTTTTACAGGTTGATTGggtttattattatattttgttttttaattgtacTTATTATTTAGTTGTtctagtggtggagaatttgtgaCGAATTTGTGATCTTTGCAAGAGAGGTCACAAATTCAAATCTCTCAAAGGGAGTAAGGTATGTATGTCGGGCTTCTATATTTATGAGAACTCCTAGACTATTTTTTATGACTTAGCTCAACAACACACTTTTCATCCAACTTATGATGTCGGATGGCTTAGGACATCCATTACCTTGAAAATGAATTTAACCCATCTTTGGATGATGATTCCCTACACAAGTCAAACACATAGTCAAAGAGAAATGTTAGAAAGGGTTTTTATCCATATTTATATAATATGATTTTATTATTAAAATGAACAAGGATTCTAGGGTGGATGAGCATGAAGATTATCTATTATAG is a genomic window of Cryptomeria japonica chromosome 7, Sugi_1.0, whole genome shotgun sequence containing:
- the LOC131046463 gene encoding disease resistance protein Roq1-like — its product is MASSSSSQQQNALFVIEAPNKPREVEESSRVFDVFINHRGPDVKNTLAAHLYNSLKALGIKTFLDSEEKELGDSFPSLIETAISSASVHIAIFSKRYAESAWCLAELVLMSQSKGKIIPVFYQVEPWELRYFEKEGEKRGVYAEAFVKHEGKNRYPDKQLDEWKKTLQQISYTAGHEFKTQDYGHCKDIVSAVEKEVQRTKRLLVAKYPVGLNKLVKDFERRCLDELVQDFESQCGTKKANVVGIFGMGGVGKTTLSKELFNQKKSKYTRASFLFDVREAWASGKFPLLQSRLLKDIFCEDRNFLSPEEGTSYLRDCLERNSAFSFLIVLDDIDRVDQLDSLLVMDILNRPGNNLVLVTTREVGVLTSARIDTAYHLKGLDREDGRELFCWHAFGQSHPCRGYEDLVQGFVNICGGLPLSLQVLGRHVSGRKEWYWQEELQKARKALPGDIKQRLRISFDGLDDEEKQIFLDIACFFIDKSIATAMTIWKGSGWRGRHGLEKLKEKCLIEENVSYLPFLEWEVKWKSRQDEFAFRMHDHLRDLGRELANELSHPRRLWQPKDLKSLESKEFQNIVARTTSRCFHSILDKSMDCQITFFIGEPEDSSETSLLWLQLDYLNRTQLETNSDINPSIPQWIDLQNLKCLRISGGRFQRLWQSDEQAPTHLKELQVRETFVKEFPDLLRKLNNVQEVEIIWKR